The following are from one region of the Hymenobacter radiodurans genome:
- a CDS encoding hemolysin family protein, with protein MALNILFTILLVLANGFFVAAEFAIVKVRASQIDIRAQEGNRFAKVTQGILAHLDAYLSATQLGITLASLGLGWIGESVVSQIIIAFMDAVGFQADPELAHRIALPTSFAVITVLHIVFGELAPKSLAIQRPESVSLFVALPMQFFYFVFRPFIWVLNGLSNFFLKSVGITPIHGSEVHTAEELRMLLDQSKQSGEIQDSEHELIENVFQFNDRMVKQIMVPRTKIAAIDINAPKTRYSKPCTARAIRAFRCTRAPSIISWVFFT; from the coding sequence ATGGCCTTAAATATTCTTTTTACCATTTTGCTAGTGTTAGCGAATGGGTTTTTCGTAGCAGCCGAATTTGCTATTGTCAAAGTACGCGCCTCGCAGATAGACATCCGGGCGCAGGAGGGCAACCGCTTTGCGAAGGTAACGCAGGGCATCCTAGCGCACCTGGATGCGTATCTCTCGGCCACTCAGCTCGGTATTACCTTGGCCTCGCTTGGCTTAGGCTGGATCGGTGAAAGCGTTGTTTCCCAAATCATTATCGCCTTCATGGACGCGGTTGGCTTTCAGGCCGACCCCGAATTAGCGCATCGCATCGCGCTACCCACGTCCTTTGCCGTGATTACGGTGCTGCACATCGTGTTTGGCGAATTGGCCCCGAAGTCGCTCGCTATTCAGCGGCCCGAGTCGGTCAGCCTATTTGTGGCGCTGCCGATGCAGTTCTTCTACTTCGTATTCCGGCCTTTTATCTGGGTACTGAACGGGCTTTCCAACTTCTTCCTGAAAAGCGTTGGCATTACGCCCATTCACGGCTCGGAAGTTCATACGGCCGAAGAGCTTCGCATGCTACTCGATCAGAGCAAGCAAAGCGGCGAGATTCAGGATTCGGAGCACGAGCTGATTGAAAATGTCTTTCAGTTTAATGATCGGATGGTGAAGCAAATCATGGTGCCCCGCACCAAAATTGCCGCCATCGACATAAATGCCCCCAAGACCAGGTACTCGAAACCGTGTACAGCGAGGGCTATTCGCGCATTCCGGTGTACGAGGGCTCCATCGATAATATCGTGGGTATTCTTTACGTGA
- a CDS encoding protein-disulfide reductase DsbD family protein, which produces MLLQRILLSLLLLVLAGASSMAQVLTPTKLSTAVSQPTAKVGDEIELIVNAKMSDTWHLYATDFDPDLGPTVFAFTFPKSAAYAVVGKPKSVGSKKKYDETFGGDITYFEKTGQIRQRIKLLQPGPLTVKAEVEYQTCTDVDGRCIPGDETLTFGPIEVAAAAGTGAVVPPASNQSATSSASAGLNAGGKTLSTSTVAPTQPEPAADLSPTPPATEAQAAVVAPAASVTTASVGAAAPATDASGTGSMWGFGVLAFFSGLAALITPCVFPMVPMTVSFFTGGTDSRARGIMKALVYGLSIILIYTIIGVIVARLLGEDGPNFMATHWLPNLIFFAVFVIFGLSFLGLFEITLPNALVNKADAQADKGGWLGVFFMAFTLVLVSFSCTGPIVATVLGLAARGETIMPVVGMFGFSLAFALPFTLFAIFPSWLKSLPRSGGWLNTVKVVLGFVELMLALKFLSMADLAYHWGLLNRDVYLVLWIVLSALLGLYLLGKFKLSHDSEITHLSVPRLLLAILAFSFMTYLVPGLFGAPLPLLAGYLPPQSNRDFTLAASGGNSVAPLATTAANKLCETPLYGDFLELPHGLTGFFDLEQAKRCAIAQKKPIFIDFTGHACVNCRKMEATVWNDPQVLKRLREDFIVVALYVDDKKELPKNEWYTSRRDNKKKNTLGKQNADFQIVEYGVNAQPYYVLLNAEAGNRPLVAPVAYEPDVADFLKFLDAGLAQYRRQTQPMAAR; this is translated from the coding sequence ATGCTGCTCCAACGAATCCTGCTCTCTTTGCTCCTCCTCGTGCTCGCCGGCGCGAGTTCGATGGCTCAAGTGCTCACGCCTACGAAGCTTTCTACGGCCGTGAGCCAACCGACCGCCAAAGTGGGCGATGAGATAGAGCTAATCGTGAATGCGAAGATGAGCGACACTTGGCACCTCTACGCCACTGATTTTGACCCCGACCTGGGCCCGACGGTGTTTGCGTTCACCTTCCCCAAAAGCGCAGCCTACGCGGTCGTTGGCAAACCAAAATCAGTAGGCTCTAAAAAGAAGTACGACGAAACGTTTGGCGGCGACATCACTTACTTTGAAAAGACTGGTCAGATTCGGCAACGCATTAAGCTCCTGCAACCCGGCCCGCTTACCGTTAAGGCTGAGGTAGAGTACCAAACCTGCACCGACGTAGACGGCCGCTGCATTCCCGGCGATGAAACGCTCACTTTTGGTCCTATTGAAGTTGCTGCTGCCGCTGGTACTGGTGCCGTAGTCCCTCCAGCCAGCAATCAATCTGCTACCTCATCTGCCTCTGCCGGACTGAATGCGGGGGGCAAAACGCTCTCCACTTCAACCGTCGCGCCAACTCAGCCAGAGCCAGCCGCGGACTTGTCGCCTACACCGCCTGCTACGGAAGCCCAAGCAGCCGTGGTAGCACCAGCGGCTTCCGTAACTACTGCCTCTGTAGGCGCTGCGGCTCCCGCTACCGATGCTTCCGGCACGGGTAGTATGTGGGGGTTTGGCGTGTTGGCCTTCTTCTCCGGATTAGCAGCCCTCATCACGCCCTGCGTATTTCCCATGGTGCCCATGACGGTGTCTTTCTTCACCGGCGGCACCGATAGCCGGGCGCGGGGCATCATGAAAGCTTTGGTTTATGGCTTGTCCATCATTCTGATTTATACCATTATTGGTGTTATCGTAGCGCGCTTACTAGGTGAGGACGGCCCCAATTTTATGGCAACTCACTGGCTGCCTAACCTGATATTCTTTGCAGTTTTCGTAATCTTCGGCCTCTCCTTTCTTGGGCTATTCGAGATTACGCTGCCCAATGCGCTCGTGAATAAGGCCGATGCTCAGGCCGATAAAGGCGGCTGGTTGGGCGTGTTCTTTATGGCTTTCACGTTGGTGCTAGTGTCGTTTTCGTGCACGGGTCCCATTGTAGCTACCGTGTTGGGTTTGGCGGCGCGTGGCGAAACCATTATGCCAGTAGTTGGCATGTTTGGATTTTCATTGGCCTTCGCCTTGCCATTTACCCTGTTCGCCATCTTTCCATCCTGGCTCAAAAGCCTACCGCGTTCCGGCGGCTGGTTGAATACGGTGAAAGTAGTGTTGGGCTTCGTGGAGCTTATGCTAGCTCTCAAATTCTTGAGCATGGCCGACTTGGCGTACCACTGGGGCCTGCTCAACCGCGACGTGTACCTTGTGCTCTGGATTGTGCTTTCGGCGTTGCTGGGGCTGTATTTGCTAGGCAAGTTCAAACTATCCCACGACAGCGAAATTACCCATTTAAGTGTGCCGCGTTTGCTGCTGGCCATTCTGGCTTTCAGCTTCATGACTTATCTGGTGCCTGGCTTATTTGGCGCCCCCTTGCCGCTCTTGGCGGGCTACTTACCACCTCAGTCGAATCGCGACTTCACACTGGCAGCATCGGGGGGCAATTCTGTGGCTCCACTAGCCACTACCGCTGCCAACAAGCTTTGTGAAACGCCTCTTTACGGCGACTTCCTAGAATTGCCCCACGGATTAACCGGCTTTTTCGACTTAGAGCAGGCGAAGCGTTGCGCCATCGCCCAGAAGAAACCCATCTTCATCGACTTCACAGGCCATGCTTGCGTCAATTGCCGCAAAATGGAAGCTACCGTTTGGAACGACCCGCAAGTACTCAAGCGCCTCCGCGAAGACTTTATAGTGGTAGCGCTGTACGTAGATGATAAAAAGGAACTACCCAAAAACGAGTGGTACACTTCCCGGCGCGACAACAAGAAGAAAAACACGTTGGGTAAGCAAAACGCCGACTTCCAAATAGTAGAATACGGTGTGAATGCCCAGCCTTACTATGTATTGCTCAACGCCGAAGCCGGCAATCGACCCTTGGTAGCGCCTGTCGCTTATGAGCCTGATGTAGCCGATTTCCTGAAGTTTCTGGATGCAGGATTAGCCCAATATCGTCGCCAAACCCAGCCAATGGCCGCGCGGTAA
- a CDS encoding Lrp/AsnC ligand binding domain-containing protein, which yields MARDYELDDVDRKILALLIADAKMPYTEIARKVHVSGGTVHVRMARMEELGIVLGSTLRVDYQKLGYGVSAFLGIYLTKSSVSDSVAKLLSKIPEVISIHYTTGNYGFFARIVCRDTQHLRDVLHDQIQLIEGIERTETLISLEENLNRSIQLL from the coding sequence ATGGCCCGTGATTACGAACTTGACGATGTAGACCGCAAGATTCTCGCTCTACTCATCGCTGACGCGAAAATGCCCTACACTGAAATTGCCCGCAAAGTGCATGTGTCCGGCGGCACGGTGCACGTGCGCATGGCCCGCATGGAGGAGCTAGGTATTGTGCTCGGCTCCACGCTCCGCGTTGATTATCAGAAGCTAGGCTATGGGGTAAGCGCTTTTCTAGGGATTTACCTTACTAAAAGCTCCGTGTCGGATAGCGTGGCGAAGCTGCTCAGCAAGATCCCAGAGGTTATTAGCATTCACTACACTACCGGCAACTACGGCTTCTTTGCCCGCATTGTATGCCGCGATACGCAGCACCTGCGCGATGTGCTCCACGACCAAATTCAATTGATTGAAGGCATTGAGCGAACTGAGACGCTAATTTCTTTGGAGGAAAATTTGAATCGCTCTATCCAACTCCTTTAA
- a CDS encoding energy transducer TonB: MKALQIAVFLTAWIGLPVHTQAQTLPAVYLNARDQETVPDSATHYRVVDLLSDTEFGVREYSLAGTLLLRGTLSTIEPPVRNGVFTWLYPTGAKASEVQFRDNKAQGLFVAWYEDGRVRSRGEYELGERVGPWLSVHRNGHKRSEGSYEKGEPHGEWRYYHDNGQLSAIERIYTGRTLSLTYYLPDGALITGASQKRQPPEFPGGEAALLRHIAQATVYPKEARRRNLTGQVFVNYTVGEDGRVGDVHVVRGLSPELDNEARRVITNLPAFRPGREYNLPTAMTFTLAINFTPNFTLFGNALPPQGPPSEARASNPDTNF, encoded by the coding sequence ATGAAAGCCCTCCAGATTGCTGTGTTTCTGACCGCTTGGATAGGGCTGCCGGTGCACACACAGGCACAAACGTTGCCGGCTGTTTACCTGAATGCCCGCGACCAGGAAACCGTACCCGACAGCGCCACCCACTACCGGGTGGTTGACTTGCTAAGTGATACTGAATTTGGCGTGCGCGAATACTCGCTGGCGGGTACGTTGCTGCTGCGTGGTACGCTCAGCACCATTGAGCCGCCAGTTCGCAATGGCGTCTTTACGTGGCTTTATCCTACAGGCGCCAAAGCCAGTGAAGTACAGTTTCGTGATAACAAAGCCCAGGGGCTGTTTGTAGCCTGGTACGAAGATGGGCGCGTACGCAGTCGGGGAGAGTATGAACTTGGCGAGCGTGTGGGGCCGTGGCTGAGCGTACACCGAAATGGGCATAAACGCTCGGAAGGCAGCTACGAAAAAGGGGAGCCGCACGGCGAATGGCGTTACTACCACGACAACGGCCAACTAAGCGCCATTGAACGTATATACACGGGCCGTACCCTTAGCCTGACCTATTATCTGCCAGATGGAGCGCTCATAACTGGCGCCTCTCAGAAGCGGCAGCCACCAGAGTTTCCGGGTGGGGAGGCTGCCTTGCTGCGCCATATCGCCCAGGCTACGGTGTATCCTAAAGAAGCTCGTCGACGCAATCTGACCGGACAGGTATTCGTGAATTACACTGTGGGCGAAGATGGCCGGGTGGGAGATGTGCACGTAGTACGTGGCCTGTCGCCGGAACTCGACAACGAAGCCCGGCGCGTAATAACCAACCTGCCTGCCTTCCGACCGGGCCGCGAGTACAATTTGCCCACTGCCATGACGTTTACGCTAGCCATCAACTTCACGCCTAACTTTACCTTATTCGGCAACGCCCTGCCGCCCCAAGGACCGCCTAGTGAAGCGCGTGCCAGCAACCCCGATACAAACTTTTAA
- the trxA gene encoding thioredoxin, whose protein sequence is MGHKAIEITDSNFEEIINSDKPVLVDFWAEWCGPCRMVGPVVEELAGEYEGRVIIGKVDVDSNPQTSAKFGIRSIPTLLVFKNGQIVDKQVGAVPKHVLAQKLDAQVTVA, encoded by the coding sequence ATGGGACACAAAGCAATTGAGATCACCGATTCTAATTTTGAAGAAATAATCAACTCTGATAAGCCCGTGCTCGTGGATTTCTGGGCCGAGTGGTGCGGTCCGTGCCGCATGGTGGGTCCCGTAGTGGAAGAGTTGGCCGGCGAATACGAGGGCCGCGTTATTATAGGCAAGGTTGACGTTGATTCGAATCCGCAAACCTCCGCTAAGTTTGGCATTCGCAGCATTCCGACGCTGCTCGTGTTCAAAAACGGCCAGATCGTAGATAAGCAAGTAGGTGCCGTGCCGAAGCACGTGTTGGCCCAAAAGCTAGACGCTCAGGTAACTGTAGCTTAA
- the dnaE gene encoding DNA polymerase III subunit alpha — translation MPTFSHLHCHTQYSLLDGQASIGKLMKKAQEDGMPAVALTDHGNMFGAFNFVAEASKYNVKPIVGCEFYLVEDRHKKIFSKESKDQRFHQLLLAKDQAGYQNLAKLCSMSYIDGLYSKWPRIDRELLLQYSEGLIATSCCIGAEVPQAILWKTETEAEAIFKWWLDVFGDDYYIEIQRHGIQNIDNTGKSQEDINQVLLRWALKYNVKVICTNDSHYVDQTDFAAHDLLLCVNTGDEHSIPVGDFQTNYFTLVSGDKKVIYNTLENIRSEHGRDDAVRRQLQRIDEEMQMPRPRSRFGFPNDQFYFKTQAEMAALFHDVPEALDNTNEIVDKITPPKLQRDILLPNFPIPPEHANADAYLRHLTFLGAFSGPKARYSERTAEVEERLNFELNVISTMGFAGYFLIVQDFINKGRSMGVAVGPGRGSAAGSAVAYCVGITNIDPIKYSLLFERFLNPERVSMPDIDIDFDDVNRQKVIDYVVDKYGRNQVAQIITFGTMAAKSSIKDVARALELPLPQTNELTKMVPEQVGTTLAKAFAEVQELDMIRRDDSPGNLKGQILRLAEQLEGSMRNTGIHAAGIIIAPDDITKYIPVSTSKESELLITQFDGKVIESAGMLKMDFLGLKTLTIIEDAMRLIEKNHGVKIDIDDIPLDDEKTYALYQRGDTIGTFQFESEGMRMYLKDLKPTNIEDLIAMNALYRPGPMQFIPNFINRKHGREEVEYPHELLEPILNYSQGIMVYQEQIMQAAQILGGYSLGGADLLRRAMGKKDLKKMAQEREKFVEGCKKLHNIPAKKASEVFDVMEKFAAYGFNRSHSAAYSVVAYQTGYLKANYPAEYMAAVLTNNMGDIKKVTFFIEEARKQGVQVLGPDVNESIMKFNVNQEGKIRFGLAAVKGAGEAAVEELVQEREKNGPYNDVFDFAKRVNLRAVNKKTFESLAQAGAFDSFERYHRRQFIEAPSGDQNLIEKAMRMGQQHQAAKESAQHSLFGAGAFGSVAAPLPKVADMEPWTNTEQLRREKEVVGFYLSGHPLDNYKLEIDSYCTCSLEKLDAYKNREVNVAGLITNVAFRTTKNGQSFAAFTLEDYDSSLQLALFRDEYTRFAPIINPRNYANDQVPPMFVRGKMTLRYGTEDQWELKIMNMQQLNEVTEKMANGVRVRLDLRTVTGPMIDRLEEAIHASPGKKRLEIQFAEPHEQLAFDMFSRRFQIEPKAFIDKMREMEMDACQLI, via the coding sequence ATGCCTACGTTTTCCCACCTTCACTGCCACACCCAATACTCCCTGCTCGACGGCCAGGCCAGCATTGGCAAGCTCATGAAAAAGGCCCAGGAAGACGGCATGCCCGCCGTTGCCCTCACCGACCACGGCAACATGTTCGGCGCCTTTAACTTTGTAGCCGAAGCCAGCAAATACAACGTGAAGCCCATCGTCGGCTGCGAGTTTTACCTAGTAGAAGACCGCCACAAGAAGATTTTCAGCAAGGAAAGCAAAGACCAGCGCTTCCACCAACTGCTACTAGCCAAGGACCAAGCCGGCTACCAAAATCTGGCTAAGCTCTGCTCCATGAGCTATATCGACGGCCTGTATTCCAAGTGGCCGCGCATTGATAGAGAGCTGTTGCTACAGTACAGCGAAGGCCTGATTGCCACCAGCTGCTGCATTGGTGCCGAGGTCCCCCAGGCTATTCTGTGGAAAACCGAGACCGAAGCCGAAGCCATTTTCAAGTGGTGGCTCGATGTATTTGGCGACGACTATTACATCGAAATACAGCGCCACGGCATCCAGAACATCGACAACACGGGCAAAAGCCAGGAAGATATTAACCAAGTGTTACTACGTTGGGCGCTGAAGTACAACGTAAAAGTCATTTGCACCAATGACTCGCACTACGTAGACCAAACCGACTTTGCCGCCCACGACCTGCTGCTTTGCGTGAATACCGGCGACGAGCATAGCATCCCCGTCGGCGACTTCCAGACTAACTATTTCACCTTGGTCAGCGGCGACAAAAAGGTCATCTACAACACGCTGGAGAACATCCGCAGCGAACACGGCCGCGATGATGCCGTGCGTCGGCAGCTCCAGCGTATCGACGAGGAAATGCAGATGCCGCGGCCCCGCTCCCGCTTCGGCTTTCCCAACGACCAGTTCTACTTTAAGACCCAGGCCGAGATGGCGGCGCTCTTCCACGATGTGCCCGAAGCCCTGGACAACACTAACGAAATTGTCGACAAAATCACGCCGCCCAAGCTCCAGCGTGACATTCTGCTGCCCAACTTTCCCATTCCGCCCGAGCACGCCAACGCCGACGCTTACCTGCGCCACCTCACGTTTCTGGGGGCCTTTTCGGGGCCGAAGGCGCGCTACTCCGAGCGCACGGCTGAGGTAGAAGAGCGTCTGAACTTTGAGCTGAATGTTATCAGCACGATGGGTTTTGCGGGCTACTTCCTTATTGTGCAGGACTTTATCAACAAAGGCCGAAGCATGGGCGTAGCCGTAGGTCCGGGCAGGGGTTCAGCGGCGGGCTCGGCGGTGGCATACTGCGTGGGTATCACTAACATTGACCCTATCAAGTACTCGCTACTCTTCGAGCGCTTCCTAAACCCGGAGCGGGTAAGCATGCCCGATATCGATATTGACTTTGACGACGTGAATCGCCAAAAGGTCATTGACTATGTGGTGGATAAATACGGCCGCAACCAGGTAGCTCAGATTATCACCTTCGGTACAATGGCCGCCAAATCGTCAATTAAGGACGTGGCGCGAGCCTTAGAACTACCATTGCCCCAGACCAATGAGCTGACCAAGATGGTGCCTGAGCAAGTGGGTACCACGCTGGCTAAGGCGTTTGCCGAAGTGCAGGAGCTGGACATGATTCGGCGTGACGACTCGCCAGGTAACTTGAAAGGCCAGATTTTACGCCTGGCTGAGCAGCTCGAAGGTTCCATGCGCAATACCGGTATCCACGCCGCCGGTATCATCATCGCCCCCGACGACATCACCAAGTACATTCCGGTATCCACGTCCAAGGAATCGGAGCTGCTCATTACCCAGTTCGACGGTAAGGTGATTGAGTCGGCGGGCATGCTCAAGATGGACTTTTTGGGGCTCAAGACCCTGACCATCATTGAGGACGCCATGCGTCTGATTGAGAAAAATCACGGCGTCAAGATTGACATCGATGACATTCCGCTCGACGACGAGAAGACCTACGCGCTCTATCAGCGTGGCGACACCATCGGCACCTTCCAGTTCGAGTCGGAAGGCATGCGCATGTACCTCAAAGACCTCAAGCCCACCAACATTGAGGATTTGATTGCCATGAACGCCTTGTACCGGCCGGGCCCGATGCAGTTTATCCCGAACTTCATCAACCGCAAGCACGGCCGCGAGGAGGTAGAGTACCCGCACGAACTATTGGAGCCCATCCTGAACTACTCGCAGGGCATCATGGTGTACCAGGAGCAGATTATGCAGGCCGCACAGATTCTGGGGGGCTATTCCCTCGGTGGTGCCGACTTGCTGCGCCGGGCCATGGGTAAGAAGGATCTGAAAAAGATGGCCCAGGAGCGCGAGAAGTTTGTGGAGGGCTGCAAAAAGCTGCACAACATTCCGGCGAAGAAAGCTTCCGAGGTCTTCGACGTGATGGAGAAGTTTGCGGCCTACGGCTTCAACCGCTCCCACTCCGCCGCCTACTCGGTGGTAGCCTACCAGACGGGCTACCTCAAGGCCAACTACCCCGCTGAGTATATGGCAGCGGTACTCACGAACAACATGGGCGACATCAAGAAGGTGACGTTCTTCATTGAGGAAGCTCGCAAGCAAGGCGTGCAAGTGCTGGGTCCTGACGTGAACGAGAGTATCATGAAGTTCAACGTTAACCAGGAGGGCAAAATCCGCTTTGGCCTAGCCGCTGTGAAGGGCGCCGGCGAAGCTGCCGTGGAAGAACTTGTGCAGGAGCGTGAGAAAAATGGTCCCTACAACGATGTATTCGACTTTGCGAAGCGCGTAAATCTGCGGGCTGTAAACAAGAAAACATTCGAGAGTCTGGCCCAGGCCGGCGCCTTTGATTCATTTGAGCGCTACCACCGCCGCCAGTTCATCGAAGCCCCTTCCGGCGATCAGAACCTGATTGAGAAGGCTATGCGCATGGGCCAGCAGCACCAAGCCGCCAAAGAATCAGCCCAACATAGCTTGTTTGGCGCTGGTGCCTTTGGATCTGTGGCTGCGCCGCTACCCAAAGTGGCGGATATGGAACCCTGGACCAATACTGAGCAGCTTCGTCGGGAAAAGGAAGTGGTTGGCTTCTACCTTTCCGGCCACCCGCTTGACAACTACAAGCTCGAAATCGACTCCTATTGTACCTGCTCTTTGGAGAAGCTCGACGCTTATAAGAACCGTGAAGTCAACGTAGCCGGACTGATTACCAACGTAGCTTTCCGCACCACCAAGAACGGCCAGTCCTTCGCCGCCTTTACGCTGGAAGACTATGATTCGTCTTTACAGCTAGCCCTGTTCCGCGACGAGTACACGCGTTTTGCGCCTATTATCAATCCCCGCAACTATGCCAACGATCAGGTGCCGCCCATGTTTGTGCGTGGCAAAATGACGCTGCGCTACGGCACTGAAGATCAATGGGAGTTAAAAATCATGAACATGCAACAGCTCAACGAGGTAACAGAGAAGATGGCTAACGGCGTCCGTGTTCGTTTAGATCTGCGCACGGTTACCGGCCCTATGATTGACCGCCTCGAAGAAGCCATTCACGCCTCTCCCGGCAAAAAGCGCCTCGAAATTCAGTTTGCCGAGCCGCATGAGCAACTGGCATTCGACATGTTCTCACGCCGCTTTCAGATCGAGCCGAAAGCGTTTATTGACAAGATGCGGGAGATGGAAATGGATGCTTGTCAGTTGATATAA
- a CDS encoding fatty acid desaturase family protein — protein sequence MKSLPAVLTDPVYQKPAAYSWLETQLLKVCQDERDLPFARLLFNIALTLIPLAILLYIPGLPNWIWWSAAVLYHFLNNVTFKGPFGLMLHCVCHRPLFKKQHDWLNMCIPWVIGPFFGQTPETYYTHHMGMHHAENNMPEDTSSTMSYQRDSFFGFLQYLGDFVTVGIFRLLSYFDRKKKKKFYFKSIRGEVAFFAWCIGLSFVNFPATFAVFILPFIISRVVMMLGNWTQHAFVNPIDPANAYHNSVTCLNTKYNHKCWNDGYHTSHHVRPALHWTEHPNHFLKTLPKYVQNDAIVFEGIHWLHLFAWLMTKRYDLMAKHFVNVGDRYKNDEEIIEMLKSRTVRFSEEATLAYS from the coding sequence ATGAAATCACTTCCCGCCGTCCTCACCGACCCGGTTTATCAAAAGCCTGCTGCCTACTCGTGGTTGGAAACGCAGTTGTTAAAGGTTTGCCAGGATGAGCGTGACTTGCCGTTTGCGCGGCTGCTATTCAATATTGCGCTCACGCTTATTCCGCTGGCCATTCTGCTGTATATCCCGGGCCTACCTAACTGGATTTGGTGGTCGGCAGCGGTGCTGTATCATTTTTTGAACAACGTCACCTTTAAGGGTCCTTTCGGCTTAATGCTACACTGCGTATGTCATCGGCCATTGTTCAAAAAGCAGCATGACTGGCTGAATATGTGCATTCCGTGGGTGATTGGGCCTTTCTTCGGTCAAACGCCAGAGACGTATTATACCCACCACATGGGTATGCACCACGCTGAGAACAACATGCCCGAGGATACTAGCTCCACCATGAGCTACCAGCGCGACTCGTTTTTTGGGTTTCTACAGTATTTAGGCGACTTCGTTACCGTTGGCATTTTCCGCCTGCTATCTTACTTCGACCGCAAAAAGAAGAAGAAGTTTTACTTCAAATCGATTCGGGGTGAGGTAGCTTTTTTCGCGTGGTGCATCGGCTTGAGCTTTGTGAACTTCCCGGCGACGTTTGCGGTGTTTATTCTGCCCTTCATCATCTCGCGCGTGGTGATGATGCTCGGCAACTGGACACAGCACGCCTTCGTGAACCCCATTGATCCGGCTAATGCCTACCATAACAGCGTAACGTGCCTGAACACCAAGTACAACCATAAGTGCTGGAACGACGGCTACCACACCAGCCACCACGTACGCCCCGCCCTGCACTGGACAGAACACCCCAACCATTTCCTGAAAACGCTGCCCAAATACGTGCAGAACGATGCCATCGTATTTGAAGGCATTCATTGGCTCCACCTCTTCGCCTGGCTCATGACCAAGCGCTATGATTTGATGGCCAAACACTTTGTGAACGTTGGCGACCGATATAAGAACGACGAAGAGATTATTGAAATGTTAAAATCACGGACCGTTCGCTTTTCCGAAGAAGCAACGTTGGCCTATAGCTAA